Proteins encoded together in one Orrella marina window:
- a CDS encoding helix-turn-helix domain-containing protein codes for MTKPRYTLDELLAGAETSGAYPLSPEEREWVDAPAVGREVLVEDLQSAQAIHAYLAHAEASGDAAYIEHAREIAAQAKISIRGEP; via the coding sequence ATGACCAAGCCGCGTTACACGTTGGACGAACTGCTGGCTGGAGCCGAAACCTCCGGGGCCTACCCGTTATCGCCTGAAGAACGAGAATGGGTTGATGCCCCGGCAGTTGGCCGCGAGGTGTTGGTCGAGGACTTGCAAAGCGCGCAAGCCATACATGCGTATCTGGCCCACGCCGAGGCCTCTGGTGACGCGGCCTATATTGAGCACGCCCGCGAAATCGCGGCCCAGGCAAAGATCAGCATCAGGGGTGAGCCATAG
- a CDS encoding Fic family protein: MHPIERAAELRTRLVRVHPFVDGNGRTAHPLLNFELPSCACPTFAPTAGFVDR; this comes from the coding sequence ATGCACCCCATTGAGCGTGCCGCCGAACTGCGCACTCGTTTAGTGAGGGTTCACCCGTTCGTTGATGGCAATGGCCGCACCGCTCACCCGCTGCTGAACTTCGAACTTCCTTCATGTGCATGCCCAACATTCGCTCCCACAGCGGGTTTTGTGGATCGATAG